The Pseudomonas protegens genome contains the following window.
TGCTGGAGATCCTCCAGGACGGCTTCGGCTTCCTCCGCTCCTCCGACGCCTCCTACCTGGCCGGCCCGGACGATATCTACGTCTCGCCAAGCCAGATCCGTCGCTTCAACTTGCGCACCGGTGACACCATCGTTGGCAAGATCCGCCCTCCCAAGGAAGGCGAGCGTTACTTCGCGCTGCTCAAGGTCGATACCATCAACTACGACCGCCCCGAGAACGCCAAGAACAAGATTCTGTTCGAAAACCTGACGCCGCTGTTCCCGACCGTGCGCATGAAGATGGAAGCCGGCAACGGTTCCACCGAAGACTTGACCGGTCGTGTCATCGACCTGTGCGCGCCGATCGGTAAAGGCCAGCGTGGTCTGATCGTTGCTCCGCCGAAGGCGGGCAAGACCATCATGCTGCAGAACATCGCCGCGAACATCACCCGTAACAACCCAGAAGTTCATCTGATCGTGCTGTTGATCGACGAGCGTCCGGAAGAAGTGACCGAGATGCAGCGCACCGTGCGCGGCGAAGTGGTCGCCTCCACCTTCGACGAGCCGCCAACCCGTCACGTGCAAGTGGCCGAGATGGTGATCGAGAAGGCCAAGCGCCTGGTCGAGCACAAGAAGGACGTGGTGATCCTGCTGGACTCCATCACCCGTCT
Protein-coding sequences here:
- the rho gene encoding transcription termination factor Rho, with product MNLTELKQKPITELLELAEQMGIENMARSRKQDVIFSLLKKHAKSGEEISGDGVLEILQDGFGFLRSSDASYLAGPDDIYVSPSQIRRFNLRTGDTIVGKIRPPKEGERYFALLKVDTINYDRPENAKNKILFENLTPLFPTVRMKMEAGNGSTEDLTGRVIDLCAPIGKGQRGLIVAPPKAGKTIMLQNIAANITRNNPEVHLIVLLIDERPEEVTEMQRTVRGEVVASTFDEPPTRHVQVAEMVIEKAKRLVEHKKDVVILLDSITRLARAYNTVIPSSGKVLTGGVDAHALEKPKRFFGAARNIEEGGSLTIIATALVETGSKMDEVIYEEFKGTGNMELPLDRRIAEKRVFPAININKSGTRREELLTADDELQRMWILRKLLHPMDEVAAIEFLVDKLKQTKTNDEFFLSMKRK